One Brachybacterium kimchii genomic window carries:
- a CDS encoding Lrp/AsnC family transcriptional regulator, protein MITAIVSIIARSDRIPEAAQEITAVPGVDHVYSVTGDVDLIAIVRVREHEDLAGVIADRISKIDGVVDTSTNIAFRTYSSQDLEVAFDLGSDG, encoded by the coding sequence ATGATCACCGCGATCGTCTCGATCATCGCCCGCAGCGACCGCATCCCGGAGGCCGCCCAGGAGATCACCGCCGTCCCCGGCGTCGACCACGTCTACTCGGTCACGGGCGACGTGGATCTCATCGCGATCGTGCGCGTGCGCGAGCACGAGGATCTCGCGGGCGTCATCGCCGACCGCATCAGCAAGATCGACGGCGTCGTGGACACCTCCACGAACATCGCCTTCCGCACCTACTCCAGCCAGGACCTCGAGGTCGCCTTCGACCTCGGCTCCGACGGCTGA
- a CDS encoding DEDD exonuclease domain-containing protein, translating into MTAPLRSGRRRQLSFADLGTPLEEAEMVVVDLETTGTDPSQDAITEIGAVKVRGGEVLGEFRSFVDPQRPIPAYIASLTGISDATVRGAPRIEAVLPMFLDFAHDAVLVAHNARFDVGFLRSQAARLEITWPSPPVLDTLALARSVFKRDEVRDHKLGTLAAHVGAQVTPDHRALSDARATVDVLHAIIARLGDRGARTVEDLASAHRKVSPVQARKRHLADTVPPVPGVYQFVDREGGVLYVGTSHDLRSRVRTYFSASETRRRVLDVLPRLHEIRTIECASRLEASVRELRIIAREQPPANRQGLKPEKALWLRLGPGADGLRAARIARSEDDGSAQIGPLRSRHDVEPLRALLTDAVMGRGASLEGAGGSGATGAGRRLDPEPHARIRRAMLEDPAPVIAHAAARMRAHVGAHRFEDAARIKGQAEAFLAAAQRAQRLRALAACPMLVAARPAEPRRHPAGAWELLAVRAGRHAGTAIVPRGTDPVPVARELARRGAGIPLEELPSGPLCHGHHQESELLLHWLEGEGMRLVAVEGTWAVPLRARFDPQTLQAAFTSAD; encoded by the coding sequence ATGACCGCTCCCCTGCGCTCCGGCCGCCGCCGGCAGCTGAGCTTCGCCGATCTCGGCACTCCGCTCGAGGAGGCCGAGATGGTGGTCGTGGACCTCGAGACCACGGGCACCGATCCGTCGCAGGACGCGATCACCGAGATCGGCGCGGTCAAGGTGCGCGGCGGGGAGGTGCTCGGCGAGTTCCGCAGCTTCGTGGACCCCCAGCGCCCGATCCCCGCCTACATCGCCTCCCTCACCGGCATCTCCGACGCGACCGTGCGCGGGGCGCCGCGCATCGAGGCGGTGCTCCCGATGTTCCTGGACTTCGCGCACGACGCAGTGCTGGTCGCTCACAACGCCCGCTTCGACGTCGGCTTCCTGCGCTCCCAGGCGGCCCGGCTCGAGATCACCTGGCCCTCCCCTCCCGTCCTGGACACCCTGGCCCTCGCTCGCAGCGTCTTCAAGCGCGACGAGGTGCGCGACCACAAGCTCGGCACCCTCGCCGCGCATGTGGGCGCCCAGGTGACGCCGGACCACAGGGCCCTGTCCGACGCGCGCGCCACGGTCGACGTGCTGCACGCGATCATCGCCCGGCTGGGCGATCGCGGCGCGCGCACGGTCGAGGACCTCGCCTCGGCCCATCGCAAGGTCTCTCCCGTCCAGGCCCGCAAGCGCCACCTCGCCGACACCGTGCCGCCGGTGCCGGGCGTCTACCAGTTCGTCGACCGCGAGGGCGGCGTGCTGTACGTCGGCACCTCGCACGACCTCCGCTCGCGGGTGCGCACCTACTTCAGCGCCTCGGAGACCCGCCGCCGCGTGCTCGACGTGCTCCCGCGGCTCCACGAGATCCGCACCATCGAGTGCGCCTCCCGTCTGGAGGCGTCCGTGCGCGAGCTGCGGATCATCGCCCGCGAGCAGCCGCCCGCCAACCGCCAGGGCCTGAAGCCGGAGAAGGCGCTCTGGCTGCGCCTGGGCCCGGGGGCCGACGGTCTGCGCGCGGCCCGCATCGCACGGAGCGAGGACGACGGCTCGGCGCAGATCGGTCCGCTGCGCTCGCGCCATGACGTGGAGCCGCTGCGAGCCCTGCTCACGGACGCGGTGATGGGCCGCGGCGCCTCCCTCGAGGGCGCGGGCGGCTCCGGCGCGACCGGGGCGGGACGCCGCCTGGATCCCGAGCCCCATGCACGGATCCGACGGGCGATGCTCGAGGATCCCGCACCGGTGATCGCGCACGCCGCGGCACGGATGCGCGCGCACGTCGGAGCGCATCGCTTCGAGGACGCCGCGAGGATCAAGGGGCAGGCCGAGGCCTTCCTGGCCGCTGCCCAGCGCGCCCAGCGGCTGCGCGCTCTCGCGGCCTGCCCGATGCTCGTCGCCGCGCGACCCGCCGAGCCGCGTCGCCATCCCGCCGGTGCATGGGAGCTGCTGGCGGTGCGCGCGGGGCGCCATGCGGGCACCGCGATCGTGCCCCGCGGGACGGATCCGGTGCCGGTCGCGCGCGAGCTCGCGCGGCGCGGCGCCGGGATCCCGCTCGAGGAGCTCCCGTCGGGGCCGCTGTGCCACGGCCATCATCAGGAGTCCGAGCTGCTGCTCCACTGGCTCGAGGGCGAGGGGATGCGCCTCGTCGCCGTCGAGGGGACCTGGGCGGTGCCCCTGCGCGCCCGGTTCGATCCGCAGACGCTGCAGGCGGCCTTCACGAGCGCCGACTAG
- a CDS encoding AMP-dependent synthetase/ligase, whose protein sequence is MKQYGTPANHRSREDENTTDLLLERHARHSGTPIFELREGDGPFRPLSSTDFLLQVQALAKGFIAAGVKPGDVVAIMARTSFDWVLVDWALWFSGAVSVAIYETSSPSQVQWIASDSGARFAVVESSRHREDLESVRGELPDLEKIWVIDDGDLTSITDGGSGISAEELEERRTSRRLADVATLIYTSGTTGRPKGVELTHGNFVDTARSAVGFLGDEVLPTASRALMFLPLAHVFARLLHVTQTLAGATTAFTPDTKNLLPDLAAFQPTFLLAVPRVFEKVYNGAEQKAITGGKGKIFAAGADTAVAYSKALSAGRVPLALRAKHKLFDLVLYRTLRGAMGGHVRWSVSGGAPLGDRLAHFFRGIGVTILEGYGLTETTAPVAVNLPWDVKPGTVGPPLPGGSVAIADNGELLVKGVMVFRGYHGNPEATRAAFEDGWFRTGDLATLDDDGSITIIGRTKELLVTAGGKNVSPAPLEDALRAHPLISQCIVVGDQKPFVAAILTLDEEMLPTWLKNHGLPEMTIAEAAEDETVRGALQEAVDAANTSVSRAESIRVFEVIDTDFTEENGYLTPSLKLKRNVVTKDYADLIETIYSRPKKD, encoded by the coding sequence GTGAAGCAGTACGGCACCCCGGCCAATCACCGCAGCCGCGAGGACGAGAACACCACGGATCTGCTGCTGGAGCGCCACGCGCGTCACTCCGGCACCCCGATCTTCGAGCTGCGCGAGGGCGACGGGCCCTTCCGCCCGCTCTCCTCCACCGACTTCCTGCTGCAGGTGCAGGCGCTGGCCAAGGGCTTCATCGCCGCGGGCGTGAAGCCGGGCGACGTCGTCGCGATCATGGCCCGCACGAGCTTCGACTGGGTGCTCGTGGACTGGGCGCTGTGGTTCTCCGGTGCCGTCTCCGTCGCGATCTACGAGACCTCCTCCCCCTCGCAGGTGCAGTGGATCGCGAGCGACTCCGGGGCGCGCTTCGCGGTCGTCGAGTCCTCCCGCCACCGCGAGGACCTCGAGTCGGTGCGGGGCGAGCTGCCGGACCTGGAGAAGATCTGGGTGATCGACGACGGCGACCTCACGTCGATCACCGACGGCGGCTCGGGGATCAGCGCCGAGGAGCTCGAGGAGCGCAGGACCTCGCGGCGCCTGGCCGATGTCGCGACCCTCATCTACACCTCGGGCACGACGGGGCGGCCCAAGGGCGTCGAGCTCACGCACGGCAACTTCGTGGACACGGCGCGCAGCGCCGTCGGCTTCCTCGGCGACGAGGTGCTGCCGACGGCATCCCGCGCCCTGATGTTCCTCCCCCTCGCGCACGTCTTCGCGCGCCTCCTGCACGTCACCCAGACGCTCGCGGGGGCGACCACCGCCTTCACCCCGGACACCAAGAACCTGCTGCCCGACCTCGCCGCCTTCCAGCCCACCTTCCTGCTGGCCGTGCCGCGCGTCTTCGAGAAGGTCTACAACGGCGCCGAGCAGAAGGCGATCACGGGGGGCAAGGGAAAGATCTTCGCCGCCGGCGCCGACACCGCGGTGGCCTATTCGAAGGCGCTGAGCGCGGGCCGGGTGCCCCTCGCCCTGCGCGCGAAGCACAAGCTCTTCGACCTCGTCCTGTACCGGACGCTGCGCGGGGCCATGGGCGGGCACGTGCGCTGGTCCGTCTCCGGCGGGGCGCCGCTGGGCGACCGTCTGGCGCACTTCTTCCGCGGCATCGGCGTGACGATCCTCGAGGGGTACGGGCTCACCGAGACCACGGCGCCCGTGGCCGTGAACCTGCCCTGGGACGTCAAGCCGGGCACCGTCGGCCCGCCGCTGCCCGGAGGGAGCGTCGCGATCGCCGACAACGGCGAGCTGCTCGTGAAGGGGGTCATGGTCTTCCGCGGCTACCACGGGAACCCCGAGGCGACCCGGGCCGCCTTCGAGGACGGCTGGTTCCGCACCGGCGACCTCGCGACCCTGGACGACGACGGCTCGATCACGATCATCGGCCGCACCAAGGAGCTGCTGGTCACCGCCGGCGGGAAGAACGTCTCCCCCGCCCCGCTCGAGGACGCCCTGCGCGCCCACCCGCTCATCAGCCAGTGCATCGTCGTGGGCGACCAGAAGCCGTTCGTCGCCGCGATCCTCACGCTCGACGAGGAGATGCTCCCCACCTGGCTGAAGAACCACGGCCTGCCCGAGATGACGATCGCCGAGGCGGCGGAGGACGAGACCGTCCGAGGGGCCCTGCAGGAGGCGGTCGACGCCGCGAACACCTCGGTGTCCCGCGCAGAGTCGATCCGCGTGTTCGAGGTGATCGACACCGACTTCACCGAGGAGAACGGGTACCTCACCCCCTCCCTCAAGCTCAAGCGCAACGTCGTCACCAAGGACTACGCGGACCTCATCGAGACCATCTACTCCCGCCCGAAGAAGGACTGA